The genomic region TGCGGCTGAGCCTAGAAGAGGTGTTGGCTAATCACAGAGGCCATTCCGTCTTCTTGAACCTCTGTTTTCTAATCGCAAGAAACCATAGCCTCTAAAAAATATATATAACTAAAGATATTTTTTGCTATTCACTCTCATTCTGGCGTTGGCTTTTCTCTGGGGATGACAACCTCCAATTGAAAGCATTGACACCGTGAATCGAATGGCGCTTTGCCATAGTTCGGATCAACCTAGTAGTAAAATCGACAGGAATATTTACAGTGTCTTCAAGCTGCGGATTTGTCTCACTTGCACCTAGCTCACCATCTGGCAGAGTAGCCTTCATAGGTTCCTCTACGTTTGAGAAAGCTTCCTTAATTTTAGAGTCTGCTCTAGGAACTGACATGGTGGAAAGCAATTGCAATTGGACACAACCAATCAGGACAAAGTCTCCCGGTGTTAAATAAATTTCGCCTACCAATTTGTTATTGTAATATATCCCATTCTTAGATCCTATATCTTCAATTTTAATGCTGTCTTTACTTACAGTAATAGAGCAGTGGCGCTTTGAAATAGAATCGTGATCTATAACTAATTGGGAAAGCTCAGCGTCAGACCCAATTATCACTCGACCAAGCCCTAACTCAAAGCTTGTACCCTCTAAATGTGTGTTTTCAATTTGAAGATAAACCTTAGTAAGACCCAAGGATCTCGATTTACCTATGGAGAATGCCATGGTCTCCCTTGGAAGTGAAACATGTTTGGATGTTAACTGGTCAACATAGCTTAGTAGATCCTCTTTTCGGTCAAATGATCCTTGAAGGCTAGTAAACTCATCCAATATGTCTTTGGTTTCAATATTGCATCTAACCCGATTGGAAACAATTTCCGGTACCCAACTAATTTCTGGACTTTCCCAAGTGAGCATATCGAGAATTGCCATCTTGTGGCACAAATTCTGAGT from Verrucomicrobiota bacterium harbors:
- a CDS encoding FHA domain-containing protein; translation: MQHIRFAGSSEKTGCLRVKSTQGDDAGEIYFTKGLITHTFTQNLCHKMAILDMLTWESPEISWVPEIVSNRVRCNIETKDILDEFTSLQGSFDRKEDLLSYVDQLTSKHVSLPRETMAFSIGKSRSLGLTKVYLQIENTHLEGTSFELGLGRVIIGSDAELSQLVIDHDSISKRHCSITVSKDSIKIEDIGSKNGIYYNNKLVGEIYLTPGDFVLIGCVQLQLLSTMSVPRADSKIKEAFSNVEEPMKATLPDGELGASETNPQLEDTVNIPVDFTTRLIRTMAKRHSIHGVNAFNWRLSSPEKSQRQNESE